The Candidatus Binatia bacterium sequence TGCACGCCTTCCAGAAAAAGACTCGGAAAACGCCACGGGTGGACGTAGAACTGGCAGCGAGGCGTTACCGAATGATCGGAGAGGACTCATGAAGAAGACCCACACACGCATCACACAGGGGAGTGGCAATGTGTTTCTCGATCTCGGTTTCCCGCCGCACGAGGCGGTTGTCATGCTGCTCCGTTGTGAGCTGGCTGAGGCATTACGCCAATGGATGGCCCGCGAGGGTTTGACCCAAACGCAAGCGGCCAAGCGTCTCGGTGTGGCGCAACCGCGCATCTCTGAGATTGCACGCAACAAGGTCGACAAGCTCTCGCTCGACTACCTGGTGGGCTTGTGCGC is a genomic window containing:
- a CDS encoding XRE family transcriptional regulator — protein: MKKTHTRITQGSGNVFLDLGFPPHEAVVMLLRCELAEALRQWMAREGLTQTQAAKRLGVAQPRISEIARNKVDKLSLDYLVGLCAKAGVSVAVKLAA